The Actinopolyspora erythraea genome has a segment encoding these proteins:
- a CDS encoding ACT domain-containing protein translates to MSFLIRVQVPDRPGTLGSVASALGEIGADILSVDVVERSSEAAIDDLIVELPSGRLPDVLITAAESVEGVRVDAVRPYAGILDTHRELELVEEIAAEPARGLQLFAEGVPRIIRSGWAMIFGNRAGGAEQLAASTSAPEDEYLRLPWMPLPRATVLDGDDSWVPDTWQELATELAATPIGKPDLVLLAGRPGGPVFRTSEVARLAHLAGIVSVVLDG, encoded by the coding sequence GTGTCCTTCCTCATCCGGGTCCAGGTTCCGGACCGTCCCGGCACGCTCGGGTCGGTGGCGAGCGCACTTGGCGAGATCGGGGCCGACATCCTCAGTGTGGACGTGGTCGAGCGCAGCAGCGAGGCCGCGATCGACGACCTCATCGTCGAACTGCCCTCGGGCAGGCTGCCGGACGTGCTGATCACGGCCGCCGAGTCGGTGGAGGGCGTGCGAGTGGACGCGGTGCGTCCCTACGCCGGGATACTGGACACCCACCGCGAGCTGGAGCTGGTCGAGGAGATCGCCGCCGAACCGGCGCGGGGACTGCAGCTGTTCGCCGAGGGCGTCCCCAGGATCATCCGCTCCGGCTGGGCGATGATCTTCGGGAACCGCGCGGGCGGGGCCGAGCAGCTGGCCGCCAGCACCTCGGCGCCGGAGGACGAGTACCTGCGGTTGCCGTGGATGCCGTTACCCAGGGCGACGGTGCTGGACGGGGACGACTCCTGGGTGCCGGACACCTGGCAGGAGCTGGCGACCGAACTGGCCGCCACCCCGATAGGCAAGCCGGACCTGGTGCTGCTGGCGGGCAGGCCGGGTGGGCCGGTGTTCCGCACCTCCGAAGTCGCCCGGCTGGCACACCTGGCGGGCATCGTCTCGGTGGTGCTGGACGGCTGA